The genomic stretch GGTCGCACGCGAGACGCCCGCCTCCCGAGCGACGTCCTCCAGGGTGGGCAGCCGCCTGATCATGCCCGCACCTTACCCGCTGAGCAGGGCTTGGGGGAGCGCTCTCCCGTTACGGGAGCCCACCCGCTCGTCATCTTCCGGGGCTGCCGCCCCGCGTCAGCTGGACGACCCCTTGCCCTGGTAGCGCTGGGCGAGCCGGGCCAGGGCGACCGCGCCGAGCAGGAGACCGAAGTCGCGCAGCGCGATGTCGTAGTAGTCGGGGATGGTCAGCAGGTTGACGATGATGCCGGCCAGCCAGCCGGCGACCAGCCAGCCCCCGAAGCGCGGGGCGACGGCTACGACGAGGCCCGCGACGATCTCGATCACGCCGACGGCGTACATGGCCTGCTGGGCGCTGCCGGGGACCACGTCGTTGATCCAGGGCGCGAGGTAGCCGGGCCAGTCGACGAGGAGGTTGGCGAACTTGTCGAGACCGAACAGGATCGGCGCCACGGTGAATCCCACGCGCAGGATGAGAAACGCCTGGTAGCCGGGATCGGCGAGCGCGCCTCGCCCGTGGCCGGTGGTGGCTGGGGTGGTGGTTGCGGACGACATGGCGCTCTCCTTCTATAGGCAACCTTCATTAGCAATAGAAGCCCGGAAATCCTCTTTAGTCAATGGCCGTGGGTTTTACACTGGTGATCGTGGACCGCCCGAAGGAAACACCACCCCGTCCCGACGTCTCCGCCGTCGCCGCACTCGACGAGCCGACCCGCAGGAGGCTCTACGACCACGTCGTACGCCGGACGAGCCCGGTCAGCCGCGACGAAGCCGCGGAGGCCCTCGGCCTCGCCCGGAAGACCGCGGCCTTCCACCTCGACCGCCTGGCCGAGGAAGAACTGCTGGACGTCGTCTACGAGCGGCGCAGCGGGCGCACCGGCCCCGGCGCGGGCCGACCCGCCAAGCTCTACCGGCGCTCCGCCCGGGAGGTCGCCGTCAGCCTCCCGGAACGCCACTACGAGCTGGCCGGACGGCTGCTCGCCCAGGCGCTGGAGGAATCGGAGGCCACCGGCGAACCGGTCCGTACGGTCCTGCACCGAAAGGCCCACGAGCTCGGCACACAGATCGCCGGAGCGGACCGGACGGACCTGTTCACGGTGCTCGACGAACACGGCTTCGAGCCCCGCCCCGAAGATGACGCCATCGTCCTGGGCAACTGCCCCTTCCACGCGCTCGCCCGCTCGCACACCGAGACGGTGTGCGGCATGAACCTCCACTTGCTGACCGGCGTGCTGGAAGGGCTCGACGAAGGCACCCTCCAGGCACGTCTCGCCCCGAGCCCCGGCCGCTGCTGCGTCCGCCTGGAACCGGCTGCCTGAAGCCTCAGCCCTCCGGAACCGTTCCGCCCGACGCCGTGTCCTCCTTCGCAGGGGGAAGGTTCCACGCAGCGCGACCATATGCGACAGGGGGATCGCCATGGGTCTCGTACGTTTAGGACCGCGTTCCAGGGGCTGGGCCGTCGGCGGGATCATCGGTCTGGCCATGCTCTACGTCATCGGGGTGTTCGCCTTCGGCGGCGCGGGATGGGTCATCG from Streptomyces davaonensis JCM 4913 encodes the following:
- a CDS encoding DoxX family membrane protein, which codes for MSSATTTPATTGHGRGALADPGYQAFLILRVGFTVAPILFGLDKFANLLVDWPGYLAPWINDVVPGSAQQAMYAVGVIEIVAGLVVAVAPRFGGWLVAGWLAGIIVNLLTIPDYYDIALRDFGLLLGAVALARLAQRYQGKGSSS
- a CDS encoding helix-turn-helix transcriptional regulator: MIVDRPKETPPRPDVSAVAALDEPTRRRLYDHVVRRTSPVSRDEAAEALGLARKTAAFHLDRLAEEELLDVVYERRSGRTGPGAGRPAKLYRRSAREVAVSLPERHYELAGRLLAQALEESEATGEPVRTVLHRKAHELGTQIAGADRTDLFTVLDEHGFEPRPEDDAIVLGNCPFHALARSHTETVCGMNLHLLTGVLEGLDEGTLQARLAPSPGRCCVRLEPAA